The Drosophila bipectinata strain 14024-0381.07 chromosome 2L, DbipHiC1v2, whole genome shotgun sequence genome has a segment encoding these proteins:
- the LOC108123705 gene encoding cell division cycle 7-related protein kinase: MFTKILIDKMDKKASQRQQHPQPTMSKSMYYPMRVTPHHEKSATGGMGVGASNASRPASGTRISATTPTTTSNTSHKDRSTRQLTRKTTNPPPGEREEVMMNRYFNSKSSMMNSSLHASVPSRHQQQQQQQLSRTTVDLSEKLAKINRRAAIKELSALQQKNMQSNDKNEEALKDLQESIPEISKIFDVHCRIGSGTFSTVLMGTLQRERNLGETQRRRFAIKHHNPTNHPERILRELECMFRIGGVDNVIGINCCIRYNDNVAFVMPYMTHDRFHDIYRQLSLQEVRDYLRNLLIALRHVHKFNVIHRDVKPSNILFNRRTGKFLLCDFGLAQRLAEDGSVVPSNELNSHAVSALMKDMEKSRSAGALQDGNSAQAEAEDYMANRRVRAQGGGVSSAAVDPMANLQKLREQISAHLSKKDIAAQKADTARLVNRLRLTSPNVDPNGYVLPTNNTKKDMHASRAGTPGYRPPEVLLRHPHQTTAVDIWAAGVIMLSMLSALHPFFKAPNDCAALSEIINLFGDITVRKTAFMLDRLIMLSQKVSALDLRRVCMRFRYADFFLAPELHRRHRRADGSTELCRNCEQPTFNCLCRHSGHHLEMYDGLDIFPANAYDLLARLLEVDPQKRISAEEALKHPFFSDHHRITSGMPVISPHIQQHQHQLKARETLPSGTSPGRTLQPYVSFPSDLTAASATVVTSATMAGEASVTGEPGLAETLVVASSTPTAANV; this comes from the coding sequence ATGTTTACTAAAATTCTCATTGATAAAATGGACAAGAAGGCCTCGCAGCGACAGCAACACCCCCAGCCGACTATGTCCAAATCCATGTACTATCCTATGAGAGTTACGCCCCACCATGAGAAATCCGCCACGGGAGGCATGGGTGTTGGAGCTTCCAACGCATCCAGGCCGGCTTCCGGAACGAGAATTTCCGCCACCACGCCGACAACGACGTCGAATACCTCGCACAAAGACCGCTCCACCCGCCAGCTAACCAGGAAGACAACCAATCCACCGCCAGGCGAACGGGAGGAGGTGATGATGAACAGGTACTTTAACAGCAAAAGCTCCATGATGAACTCGAGCCTTCACGCCTCCGTTCCGAGTcgccaccagcagcagcagcaacagcagctctCCAGGACGACTGTGGATCTCTCCGAGAAACTGGCCAAAATCAACCGGCGGGCGGCCATCAAGGAGCTTTCGGCTCTGCAGCAAAAGAACATGCAGTCCAATGACAAGAACGAGGAGGCCCTCAAGGACCTTCAGGAGAGCATTCCGGAGATAAGCAAGATCTTTGATGTGCACTGCCGCATCGGAAGCGGCACGTTCAGCACTGTGCTGATGGGCACCCTGCAGCGCGAAAGGAACTTAGGGGAGACCCAGAGGCGGCGGTTCGCCATCAAGCACCACAACCCCACCAACCACCCGGAGCGCATCCTGCGGGAGCTCGAGTGCATGTTCCGCATCGGCGGGGTGGACAATGTGATCGGCATCAACTGTTGCATCCGGTACAACGACAACGTGGCCTTCGTCATGCCCTACATGACCCACGACCGGTTCCACGACATATACCGGCAGCTCAGCCTGCAGGAGGTGCGCGACTACCTGCGGAACCTGCTGATAGCCCTGCGGCATGTCCACAAGTTCAATGTGATCCACAGGGACGTGAAGCCAAGCAACATCTTGTTCAACCGACGGACGGGCAAGTTCCTGCTGTGCGACTTCGGCCTGGCCCAGAGGTTAGCGGAGGACGGCTCCGTGGTGCCGTCGAACGAGCTCAACTCTCACGCCGTGTCGGCCCTGATGAAGGACATGGAGAAGAGCAGGAGCGCCGGAGCCTTGCAGGATGGTAACTCGGCCCAGGCTGAAGCGGAGGACTACATGGCGAATCGCCGGGTGCGGGCCCAGGGCGGCGGCGTCAGCTCGGCTGCGGTGGATCCGATGGCGAACTTGCAGAAGCTGCGGGAACAAATCAGCGCCCACCTCTCTAAGAAGGATATTGCCGCCCAGAAGGCGGACACGGCGCGCCTGGTGAACCGCCTGCGCCTGACCAGCCCGAATGTGGACCCCAACGGCTACGTGCTCCCCACGAACAACACCAAGAAGGATATGCACGCCTCGCGAGCCGGCACTCCAGGCTATCGGCCGCCCGAGGTACTGTTGCGGCATCCCCACCAAACCACGGCGGTGGATATCTGGGCTGCCGGGGTGATAATGCTATCGATGCTCTCGGCCCTGCATCCGTTTTTCAAGGCTCCCAACGACTGCGCAGCTCTctccgagatcattaacctgttTGGAGACATCACGGTGCGAAAGACGGCCTTCATGCTGGACCGGCTGATCATGCTCAGCCAGAAAGTGTCTGCCCTGGACCTGCGGCGGGTGTGCATGCGCTTCCGATACGCGGACTTCTTTCTGGCGCCCGAGCTGCACAGGCGCCATCGGCGCGCCGACGGCAGCACCGAGCTGTGCCGAAATTGCGAGCAGCCGACCTTCAACTGTCTGTGCCGGCACAGCGGCCACCACCTGGAAATGTACGACGGACTGGACATCTTCCCCGCCAACGCCTATGACCTGCTCGCCCGTCTGTTGGAGGTCGATCCCCAGAAGCGGATCTCCGCCGAGGAGGCGCTGAAGCACCCGTTCTTCAGCGACCACCACAGGATAACGTCGGGCATGCCGGTGATCAGCCCACACatccagcagcaccagcaccagctgAAGGCTAGGGAGACGTTGCCGTCAGGGACAAGTCCGGGGCGCACACTTCAGCCGTACGTGTCCTTCCCCTCAGATCTGACCGCCGCGTCAGCCACTGTGGTGACCTCTGCAACCATGGCAGGAGAAGCATCTGTGACAGGAGAACCCGGATTAGCAGAAACTCTGGTGGTCGCTTCTTCCACCCCGACTGCGGCAAATGTTTGA